In Paenibacillus sp. BIC5C1, a genomic segment contains:
- a CDS encoding DoxX family protein, with amino-acid sequence MNRSVEIGLFFSRIMIGLIFVLHGWSKFEGGISGTVGFFESIGIPGFLASVVAIIELVGGAAMILGLGTRVFAALFIVVMGGVLLTAKVGQPFMSGTEFEYLMLAGSLTLLFTGSRFLAVDHFFSRQGNARQKVSA; translated from the coding sequence ATGAATAGAAGCGTGGAGATTGGTTTGTTTTTTTCAAGGATCATGATTGGTCTTATTTTTGTATTACATGGTTGGAGCAAATTCGAAGGTGGAATTAGCGGTACAGTCGGGTTCTTTGAAAGTATCGGCATTCCTGGTTTTCTGGCATCGGTTGTAGCGATCATTGAGCTGGTGGGTGGTGCAGCCATGATTCTGGGCTTGGGAACACGAGTATTTGCTGCATTGTTCATCGTAGTGATGGGCGGGGTTCTGCTTACTGCCAAAGTGGGGCAGCCGTTCATGAGTGGTACTGAGTTTGAATATCTGATGCTGGCCGGTTCATTGACACTACTCTTCACAGGCAGCCGTTTCCTGGCGGTGGATCATTTCTTCTCCAGACAAGGGAACGCTCGTCAGAAAGTGAGTGCATAA
- a CDS encoding M56 family metallopeptidase has protein sequence MWKARSKLLFTVGFGIPLFVFMQMFMYAMYKIFGWDIPFNLLWLCNHWMSRLGWLSMGHVLMALVLLTFAGTGWLLFDRMIKTRAAVRKLRSMEDRAMSQDLQVRYQHLKQPGFIVVDKPSPVAFTIGLWKPCIVLSTGLLTMLDAEEERAVVYHEVHHLWHRDPLKTTLLSVFAVMMPYIPVLKHTSKHYNIIREILADNEAIERTGNAAGIGSALLKLIRACPEPWRIRETAIQSSFADTSVNVRISRLLDPEQDVSLSLPRYAVFISATVILLLSVLFVWSIG, from the coding sequence ATGTGGAAGGCCCGCTCGAAGCTGTTGTTTACCGTCGGGTTTGGCATTCCGTTATTCGTGTTCATGCAGATGTTCATGTACGCGATGTACAAAATTTTCGGTTGGGACATTCCGTTTAATCTGCTCTGGCTGTGTAATCATTGGATGAGCAGGCTGGGTTGGTTATCCATGGGGCATGTTCTTATGGCACTGGTTCTCCTGACTTTTGCAGGTACAGGCTGGTTGCTGTTCGATCGGATGATTAAGACACGTGCAGCGGTAAGGAAGCTTCGGTCAATGGAAGATAGGGCCATGTCTCAGGACCTTCAGGTGCGGTACCAACATTTGAAACAACCTGGATTCATTGTGGTGGACAAGCCGTCACCGGTGGCATTTACGATTGGTCTCTGGAAACCTTGTATTGTGCTTTCCACAGGGCTACTCACGATGCTGGATGCTGAAGAAGAAAGAGCGGTTGTGTATCATGAAGTGCACCATCTGTGGCATCGTGATCCACTCAAGACGACATTATTGTCGGTATTTGCCGTGATGATGCCTTATATTCCGGTGTTGAAGCATACTTCAAAACATTACAATATCATTAGAGAAATACTGGCTGACAATGAAGCAATTGAACGTACAGGGAACGCTGCGGGCATTGGTAGTGCACTGCTCAAACTGATCCGGGCTTGCCCTGAACCTTGGAGAATTAGAGAGACAGCTATTCAATCGTCTTTTGCCGATACTTCGGTGAATGTACGTATATCCCGTCTATTAGACCCGGAACAGGATGTTTCACTGTCGCTTCCCCGCTATGCGGTATTCATTTCTGCCACAGTGATCCTGCTGTTGTCTGTCTTGTTTGTTTGGTCAATTGGGTGA
- a CDS encoding BlaI/MecI/CopY family transcriptional regulator, giving the protein MRIHNFKVGERGLNRFFGPLEAKIMDILWARPGSSIREVQTALEKDKDVNFNTVMTVMNRLVDKELLHKSQKGRTSLYHPVQSREEFMNDQSKELSHELVDEFGVLAVNHMLDALDEADAGLIERLEQKIKQWKKDSD; this is encoded by the coding sequence ATGAGAATACACAATTTTAAAGTGGGTGAGCGTGGACTGAACCGGTTTTTCGGTCCGCTGGAGGCGAAGATTATGGACATTCTATGGGCGCGTCCAGGCAGCAGCATTCGCGAAGTGCAAACCGCACTAGAAAAAGATAAAGACGTTAATTTCAATACAGTCATGACGGTGATGAATCGTCTCGTGGACAAGGAGCTGCTCCACAAGTCGCAGAAGGGCCGAACGTCACTGTACCATCCGGTACAGAGCAGGGAGGAGTTTATGAACGACCAATCCAAGGAATTGTCACATGAGTTGGTGGATGAATTCGGGGTACTTGCTGTGAATCACATGCTGGATGCGCTGGATGAAGCAGATGCAGGGTTGATTGAGCGTCTGGAGCAGAAGATTAAGCAATGGAAAAAGGATAGCGATTGA
- a CDS encoding catalase, with protein MTERMTTNQGAPVGDNQNSRTAGRRGPTLLEDYHLLEKIAHFDRERIPERVVHARGAGAHGVFTLEKSMKAYTTADFLQDPGTETDVLVRFSTVIHGTGSPETARDPRGFAVKFYTREGNYDIVGNHLPVFFIRDAMKFPDMVHSLKPAPDTNIQDPARYWDFMTLSPESTHMMTWLFSDLGTPASYREMDGFGVHAFKWINAQGQVHYVKYKWESAQGVRGFSRQEAAEVQGQDFNHATRDLHDHIKNGQYPQWKLQVQLLKPEQMDDFAFDPLDPTKTWPEDVLPFQTIGTMTLNRNPQNFFAEVEQAAFSPSALVPGIEPSEDKLLQGRLFSYPDTQRHRLGPNYLQIPVNCPYAPVRNHQRDGLMNVNQDPSPVNYEPNSSGNSPEEAPEYRDSQAPLQGHVTREKIEKTDNYTQSGELFRSFTAVEQQHLLDNLINDLKAVPEQTQLRALCHFFQADGQLGGRLAHGLGVDISAFMPSQDRK; from the coding sequence ATGACAGAACGCATGACAACCAATCAGGGTGCACCCGTAGGTGACAACCAAAACTCCCGTACCGCAGGAAGAAGAGGCCCCACATTACTTGAGGATTATCATCTGCTTGAGAAGATCGCACACTTTGACCGTGAGCGTATTCCGGAACGGGTCGTTCATGCGAGAGGTGCTGGTGCACATGGTGTGTTTACGCTGGAGAAGAGCATGAAGGCTTATACGACAGCCGATTTCTTACAAGACCCGGGCACAGAGACGGATGTACTGGTGCGGTTCTCGACCGTAATTCACGGAACGGGTTCACCGGAGACAGCGCGTGATCCACGTGGATTTGCCGTGAAGTTCTACACCCGTGAAGGGAACTATGATATTGTGGGTAACCACTTACCCGTCTTTTTCATCCGTGATGCGATGAAGTTCCCGGATATGGTTCATTCCCTGAAGCCTGCGCCGGATACGAATATCCAGGACCCTGCACGCTACTGGGACTTCATGACACTATCACCCGAGTCTACTCATATGATGACCTGGTTGTTCTCCGATCTGGGTACACCAGCAAGTTACCGTGAAATGGATGGATTCGGCGTACACGCCTTCAAATGGATTAATGCTCAAGGGCAAGTCCATTATGTGAAATACAAGTGGGAATCGGCTCAAGGCGTACGAGGCTTCTCACGTCAAGAGGCAGCTGAGGTGCAAGGACAGGATTTTAACCATGCCACCCGGGATTTGCACGATCATATCAAAAACGGGCAATACCCGCAGTGGAAGCTGCAGGTACAGTTGCTGAAACCGGAGCAGATGGATGATTTCGCCTTCGATCCGCTCGACCCAACCAAGACTTGGCCGGAAGATGTACTGCCGTTCCAGACGATCGGAACCATGACATTGAACCGAAATCCACAAAACTTCTTCGCAGAAGTAGAGCAAGCAGCCTTTTCACCAAGCGCTTTGGTGCCTGGGATCGAGCCTTCCGAAGATAAATTGCTGCAAGGTCGTCTGTTCTCTTATCCGGATACACAGCGCCACCGGCTTGGACCAAACTATTTGCAGATTCCGGTGAACTGCCCTTATGCTCCGGTCCGCAATCATCAGCGTGATGGATTGATGAATGTGAATCAGGACCCGTCCCCGGTAAACTATGAACCGAACAGCTCGGGCAACAGCCCGGAGGAAGCACCTGAATATCGTGACAGTCAAGCTCCGTTACAGGGCCATGTTACACGGGAGAAAATAGAGAAAACCGATAACTATACGCAGTCAGGGGAGTTGTTCCGTTCATTCACGGCGGTGGAGCAGCAACATTTGCTCGATAACCTGATCAATGACTTGAAGGCAGTACCGGAACAGACCCAGCTGCGTGCTTTGTGCCATTTCTTCCAGGCAGATGGACAGCTTGGTGGTCGTTTGGCTCATGGACTGGGTGTGGATATTTCCGCATTTATGCCCTCACAGGATCGTAAATAA
- a CDS encoding winged-helix domain-containing protein, with product MQKQTGQVKINLSGRRLPLRVKPALADSTPLVDNCPVTRRVILISPMPGQVHELVKALTDSCFDVLVFHRWEPDLHERLVFDLLIYDLSVAGTIDAFAGISSRLNREAEHATPCLYLVGEKMIGSASGPMLQEELLVWPARPQEALYRVQRMIGNSPAAPKRGFLPQEGQRIGFKDLWLDRERMSVHRNKDRIHLTKTEYDLLLKLIDAKGAVISREEMLSDIWETDFTGGSNVVDVHIKSLRKKLGDNAASPQYIVTVRGVGYRLAD from the coding sequence ATGCAGAAACAAACGGGTCAAGTAAAAATCAACCTGTCCGGTCGTCGTTTGCCGCTCCGGGTCAAACCTGCCCTTGCGGATTCAACTCCCCTTGTGGATAATTGCCCGGTCACGAGACGGGTCATTCTGATCAGTCCGATGCCCGGGCAGGTACATGAACTGGTCAAGGCCTTGACGGACAGCTGCTTCGATGTGCTGGTGTTCCACCGCTGGGAGCCTGATTTGCATGAACGGCTTGTATTTGATCTGTTGATCTATGACCTGTCTGTTGCTGGAACTATTGATGCTTTTGCGGGAATCAGCAGCCGATTGAATCGGGAAGCGGAACATGCAACACCCTGCCTGTATCTGGTGGGAGAGAAGATGATTGGCAGTGCCAGTGGCCCGATGCTTCAGGAGGAATTACTGGTCTGGCCGGCCCGTCCGCAGGAAGCGTTGTATCGTGTGCAACGCATGATCGGCAATAGTCCTGCAGCTCCGAAACGCGGATTTCTGCCTCAGGAAGGTCAACGTATCGGCTTCAAGGATCTTTGGTTGGATCGTGAGCGGATGAGCGTGCATCGCAATAAAGACCGTATTCATTTGACCAAGACAGAGTATGATCTGCTGCTGAAGCTGATTGATGCCAAAGGTGCAGTAATTTCCCGTGAGGAGATGCTCAGCGATATTTGGGAGACTGATTTTACGGGTGGAAGCAATGTGGTGGATGTTCATATCAAAAGTTTGCGCAAAAAACTTGGCGATAACGCGGCTTCGCCTCAATATATAGTAACGGTAAGAGGAGTGGGCTACCGCCTGGCGGATTAG
- a CDS encoding Fur family transcriptional regulator, protein MRTLNLTIQRQAVYDVVRHSEDHPTAAEVMNRLVEQGYNLAYGTVYNSLRYLTDKELIRELKLGETASRYDARMDDHQHIMCEVCGKVDEVMTEVPPQWMKQVAEETGYAIDHAHVVFGGVCAECRNKRVK, encoded by the coding sequence GTGAGAACTCTAAATCTGACGATACAGCGTCAAGCCGTTTACGATGTAGTCCGTCATTCCGAAGACCATCCAACGGCAGCAGAAGTGATGAACCGTCTGGTGGAGCAAGGTTATAATTTGGCTTATGGTACGGTATATAATTCACTCCGATATTTAACAGATAAAGAATTGATTCGAGAGCTCAAGTTAGGTGAGACAGCCAGTCGTTATGATGCCCGCATGGATGATCACCAACATATTATGTGTGAAGTATGCGGCAAGGTGGATGAAGTCATGACGGAGGTTCCTCCGCAATGGATGAAGCAAGTCGCGGAGGAAACCGGGTATGCGATTGATCACGCTCATGTGGTCTTTGGAGGTGTCTGCGCGGAATGCAGAAACAAACGGGTCAAGTAA
- a CDS encoding GGDEF domain-containing protein, whose translation MLSTFFVNLCVMITFMYVSGIIAKFYRIRVPFPSMRVQMIGGLLFGIYGTVLMNYSFPLNETTIVDLRHLAIVTAAVYLGGLASVISGLVISILRIVMFGMSSAAIDAAFVMTIIGLSGVYFAYAPWSRLTKIITMNLLGMTLIFVILMLNTTSMNSLLKVYPLQMTISFVGGIFIYFIAEFINKSNEMLFLLERKATTDHLTNLSNRRQFEKSLEFELERAREHKQKLSLLVIDIDRFKKVNDTFGHTSGDAVLKQLGQLLIEHARSTDIVSRNGGEEFAILLLDCGHHQAMAIAESIRQSVEKYHFALPDGNTIRLTISIGVAVFPDHCDHRDDNDFFEQADRALYEAKNTGRNRVCAIPLRSRSLSGGQSPF comes from the coding sequence TTGCTAAGCACGTTTTTCGTCAATCTCTGTGTCATGATCACGTTCATGTATGTGTCCGGAATCATAGCCAAATTCTATCGTATCCGCGTGCCCTTTCCCTCGATGCGTGTTCAGATGATCGGTGGTCTGCTGTTCGGAATCTATGGAACGGTACTGATGAACTATTCCTTTCCTTTAAATGAAACTACCATTGTAGATTTACGTCATTTGGCTATTGTCACAGCAGCCGTATATTTAGGAGGACTGGCTTCGGTCATCTCTGGACTTGTCATTTCCATCCTGCGTATTGTCATGTTTGGAATGTCATCCGCTGCCATCGATGCAGCATTTGTCATGACGATCATCGGACTGTCCGGTGTATATTTTGCCTATGCTCCCTGGTCCCGATTAACCAAGATTATTACCATGAACCTGCTGGGTATGACCCTGATCTTTGTGATCCTGATGCTGAATACAACCAGCATGAACTCATTATTGAAAGTGTATCCTTTACAGATGACCATTTCTTTTGTCGGTGGAATCTTTATTTATTTCATCGCAGAATTCATTAATAAATCGAATGAGATGTTGTTCCTGCTCGAACGAAAAGCGACCACCGACCACCTTACCAACCTCAGTAATCGCAGACAATTTGAGAAATCACTTGAGTTTGAACTGGAACGGGCACGTGAGCACAAGCAAAAACTATCGCTATTGGTCATCGACATCGATCGGTTCAAAAAAGTAAATGACACCTTCGGTCATACTTCAGGTGATGCGGTCCTGAAACAACTCGGACAATTGCTCATTGAGCATGCCCGCTCAACGGATATCGTCTCTCGGAACGGAGGAGAGGAATTTGCTATACTATTGCTCGATTGTGGTCACCACCAAGCCATGGCCATTGCCGAGTCCATCAGACAATCGGTCGAGAAGTACCATTTCGCCCTACCTGATGGCAATACGATCCGGCTGACTATCTCTATCGGGGTCGCTGTTTTTCCAGATCACTGCGACCACCGGGATGATAACGATTTCTTTGAACAGGCAGACCGTGCATTATATGAAGCCAAGAATACAGGCCGGAACCGGGTCTGTGCCATTCCACTGCGTTCAAGGTCGCTCTCTGGCGGCCAAAGCCCATTCTAA
- a CDS encoding aldo/keto reductase family protein codes for MEYRRLGGSGLKVSEISLGSWLTYGGYVERENAVKSIEAAFDEGINFFDTANVYERGAAEELLGQTLKAYSRDSYVLATKVFGKMGDGPNDQGLSRKHIKEQCEASLQRLGVDYVDIYYCHRYHTETPIEETLRALDDLVRQGKVLYVGVSQWTAAQMEAALGTADRLLLDHIVVNQPVYNMFDRYIESEIIPLGERKGIGQVVYSPLAQGLLTGKYTSVSDIPENSRAAKLGWDEGKINADRIGKVRQLIEVADKLDLKVGQLALAWILRQNNVSSALVGASRPEQVKENAAASGVKLDAAIVEEIEQILA; via the coding sequence ATGGAATACCGTAGATTAGGTGGAAGCGGACTGAAAGTAAGCGAGATTAGCCTGGGTAGCTGGCTGACATACGGAGGATATGTGGAACGTGAAAACGCGGTGAAATCAATTGAAGCCGCATTCGATGAAGGCATCAACTTTTTCGATACAGCCAATGTGTACGAACGGGGTGCAGCAGAAGAACTGCTGGGGCAGACATTGAAAGCGTATTCCCGCGATTCCTATGTCCTTGCAACTAAGGTTTTTGGCAAAATGGGTGACGGTCCAAATGACCAAGGGTTATCCCGTAAACATATTAAGGAACAATGCGAAGCCAGCTTGCAACGGCTGGGCGTTGATTATGTAGACATATATTATTGCCATCGCTATCATACCGAAACACCGATTGAAGAGACTCTGCGAGCACTTGATGATCTGGTGCGTCAAGGTAAGGTGCTCTACGTAGGTGTTAGTCAATGGACCGCGGCACAGATGGAAGCTGCACTGGGTACCGCTGATCGCCTGTTGCTGGATCATATTGTGGTGAACCAGCCAGTGTACAACATGTTTGACCGCTATATCGAAAGTGAAATCATCCCGTTGGGTGAGCGCAAAGGAATTGGACAAGTTGTTTACTCCCCACTGGCCCAAGGATTGTTAACCGGGAAATACACCTCGGTGTCCGATATTCCCGAGAACAGCCGGGCAGCGAAGCTGGGATGGGATGAAGGGAAGATTAACGCTGATCGGATCGGCAAGGTTCGCCAGTTAATTGAAGTGGCAGACAAGCTGGACCTGAAGGTCGGCCAATTGGCTCTGGCGTGGATTCTGCGCCAGAATAACGTGTCCAGTGCACTTGTAGGAGCAAGCCGCCCTGAGCAGGTGAAAGAGAACGCTGCCGCTTCCGGTGTGAAGTTGGATGCTGCCATCGTTGAAGAAATCGAACAAATCTTAGCTTAA
- a CDS encoding cellulase family glycosylhydrolase yields MLKKSTIMLLCSCLLLGLLASAVGSPKASAAFGSGDFLKANGTVVRNNSGAGNVVNLRGTNLGGWLLQEEWMTPSGAVDEYTLRRTLTNRFGESGAQSLINGYQDNWIQAGDLDNIKNWGMNVVRVPIYWEDFMNTSGVMKPDSVTFRKLDWLIDEAGKRNLYVILDLHGAPGAACPWHSCGQENSNQLWTNSTYQNWTIQIWERMATRYKGNPTVAAYDLLNEPLVTMGTGENAAQIKQKMDFYDRMYKAVRAKDADHMIIIAAFFDWWAASPPTTYGWTNVMYQTHHYQFTDYNNWDLTNSEMDRWLKDMASYQKNWNVPVLAGEFSFGQDDLTEKWLSGLNALNASWTNWSYKVKGGGTWGYYNNNNNPAPNLNTDSAATIASKWSKFTTANFASNTSFQNVIKKHTGTAPFTETWSSLKANANGTFVSAENGGADPLVANRDTAGHWERFKIIQNSDGTVSLLSMSNIKYVQADLNNGGRLIASATYPSTWEKFTRENLGGGLVAFKSVANGKYVSADLNNGGVLYANRNAVGGAWEQFIVTAN; encoded by the coding sequence ATGTTGAAGAAGAGCACTATCATGCTGTTGTGCAGTTGTCTGCTGCTGGGACTGCTGGCTTCGGCAGTAGGTTCACCGAAGGCAAGTGCGGCTTTTGGATCAGGGGATTTTCTGAAGGCTAATGGGACGGTTGTCCGCAATAATTCAGGTGCAGGCAATGTGGTAAATCTGCGTGGAACAAATTTGGGTGGCTGGCTGCTGCAGGAAGAATGGATGACGCCCTCCGGGGCGGTAGATGAATACACGCTGCGTCGCACATTGACGAATCGTTTTGGTGAATCGGGTGCACAAAGCCTGATCAATGGATATCAGGACAACTGGATTCAGGCTGGTGATCTGGATAACATCAAGAACTGGGGTATGAACGTTGTACGTGTGCCGATCTATTGGGAGGATTTTATGAACACCAGCGGTGTCATGAAGCCTGATTCGGTAACGTTCCGCAAACTGGATTGGCTAATTGATGAAGCGGGCAAACGGAACCTGTATGTCATTCTCGATCTGCACGGTGCACCTGGGGCAGCTTGTCCATGGCATTCCTGCGGTCAGGAGAATTCCAACCAACTGTGGACCAATTCTACATACCAGAACTGGACTATTCAGATCTGGGAACGGATGGCAACACGTTACAAAGGAAATCCAACCGTTGCCGCGTACGATTTGCTCAATGAACCTCTTGTGACCATGGGAACGGGTGAAAATGCTGCTCAAATCAAGCAAAAGATGGATTTCTATGACCGGATGTACAAAGCCGTCCGTGCCAAGGATGCCGATCACATGATCATTATCGCGGCATTCTTCGACTGGTGGGCAGCTTCTCCACCAACGACTTATGGCTGGACGAATGTGATGTATCAAACGCACCATTATCAATTCACGGATTACAACAACTGGGATCTGACCAATTCGGAGATGGATCGCTGGTTGAAGGATATGGCGTCCTATCAGAAGAATTGGAACGTACCGGTGTTAGCGGGCGAGTTCTCGTTTGGTCAGGATGATCTGACCGAGAAGTGGCTATCCGGTCTGAATGCACTGAATGCTTCGTGGACGAACTGGAGTTATAAGGTCAAAGGGGGAGGGACTTGGGGTTATTATAACAACAATAACAACCCGGCACCGAACCTGAATACCGACAGCGCGGCAACAATTGCTTCCAAATGGAGCAAGTTCACAACCGCGAACTTTGCCTCTAATACTTCGTTCCAGAATGTGATCAAGAAACATACGGGAACGGCTCCTTTTACAGAAACATGGTCCAGCCTGAAAGCCAACGCTAATGGCACTTTTGTCAGCGCAGAGAATGGTGGTGCAGATCCGCTGGTAGCCAATCGGGATACTGCAGGACATTGGGAAAGGTTCAAAATCATCCAAAATTCGGATGGGACGGTATCCTTGCTATCGATGAGCAACATCAAATATGTGCAAGCTGATCTGAATAATGGCGGGCGTTTGATTGCCTCGGCCACATATCCTTCGACATGGGAGAAGTTTACCCGTGAAAATCTGGGTGGTGGACTGGTTGCCTTCAAATCCGTGGCGAACGGTAAATATGTCAGTGCGGATCTGAATAACGGAGGCGTTCTGTATGCCAATCGTAACGCTGTGGGAGGAGCATGGGAACAATTTATCGTAACAGCTAACTAA
- a CDS encoding LacI family DNA-binding transcriptional regulator, translating to MDVKIIDVAAIAGVSPATVSRVINQHSKVSTKTKDKVMRAIEQLGYHPNAAAKNLRSQRTMTIGVIVPDINNSYYAEIIKGIENIAYARHYKVIICDAHNLKEREVDYLNLLLDRTIDGVIIITPMLADEELFQLADKGYRIGIVGKYIEHDQIPCIYTDNVKFSQEVVQHLVEAGHRNIVFLNGYPEAIDSYERLEGYLKALRNHQIPFRPELIENGNFNEEGGYEAIKRLFNKGLSFTAVYAANDEMALGVYKACTEYGIRIPEQLAIVGVDNNRISKYIHPTLSSVNQPKYTMGAILMEKMIDTMNTNEFQDKRVFKVDSELLVRASSSFKITT from the coding sequence ATGGATGTCAAAATCATTGATGTAGCTGCCATTGCAGGTGTGTCCCCGGCAACCGTTTCGCGGGTCATTAATCAGCACAGCAAAGTAAGCACCAAAACCAAAGATAAGGTGATGCGCGCCATTGAGCAATTGGGATATCACCCCAACGCAGCAGCCAAGAATCTTCGTTCACAGAGAACCATGACGATTGGTGTCATCGTTCCGGATATTAACAACTCCTATTATGCCGAAATTATTAAAGGCATTGAGAACATCGCCTACGCCCGCCATTACAAGGTCATTATATGTGATGCTCATAACCTGAAAGAGCGAGAAGTCGATTATCTCAATTTGCTGCTGGATCGGACCATTGACGGTGTCATCATTATCACGCCCATGCTGGCAGATGAGGAATTATTCCAACTTGCGGATAAGGGGTATCGCATTGGCATCGTCGGCAAATACATCGAACATGATCAGATCCCGTGTATATATACAGATAACGTGAAATTCTCCCAGGAAGTGGTTCAGCATCTCGTTGAGGCCGGACATCGAAATATTGTTTTCTTAAACGGTTATCCTGAAGCAATCGACAGCTATGAACGACTAGAAGGCTACTTGAAGGCCCTGCGCAATCATCAGATTCCATTCCGCCCCGAACTGATCGAGAATGGAAACTTCAATGAAGAAGGCGGCTACGAAGCCATCAAAAGACTGTTTAACAAAGGCCTGTCCTTCACCGCTGTATATGCAGCTAATGATGAAATGGCGCTAGGTGTATACAAGGCATGTACGGAATACGGAATACGCATCCCCGAGCAATTGGCAATCGTAGGTGTAGACAACAATCGAATCAGCAAATACATCCATCCTACACTAAGTTCGGTGAACCAGCCCAAGTACACGATGGGGGCCATTCTTATGGAGAAGATGATTGACACAATGAATACGAATGAGTTTCAGGATAAACGTGTATTTAAAGTAGACTCAGAACTGTTGGTTCGAGCTTCCTCTTCCTTCAAAATAACAACATAA